From Slackia heliotrinireducens DSM 20476:
CGGCGCGTGGTGGCCGTCAGTCCTGATGAAGGCCTGGTGGAGTACGTCGCCGGCGCGGTGGTTCTGGCCATGGGGTCCCGAGAGCGGACACGCGGCATGCTGGGAATCGCCGGCAGCAGGCCGGCGGGCGTCTACACCGCGGGCACGGCGCAGCAGTTCACCAACCTGCGGGGCATCCTTCCTGGTCGCGAAGTGGTCATGCTGGGGTCGGGCGACATCGGTCTGATCATGGCGCGGCGCCTGGTCTACGAGGGCGCCCACGTGAAGATGGTCCTCAATCGTTCCCATTTCTCGGGCGGTCTGAAGCGCAACATCGTGCAATGCCTGGACGACTACGGCATCCCGCTGCGTCTGTCCCACACTATCACGCGGATCCACGGGCGCGCGCGTCTGACCGGCGTCGACGTGGCGCGGGTGGACCCGGCCACCAAAAAGCCTATTCCCGGTTCAGAAGAGTTCGTGCCTTGTGACACGTTGCTTCTGTCCGTGGGCCTGCTGCCTGAAAACGAGCTGACCCGGGCGGCGGGCATCGCGATGGACCGACGCTCCAACGGCGCGCTTGTAGACGAGACCCTGTCCACGTCGGCGCCGGGCATCTTCTCCTGCGGCAACGTGCTGCATATTCACGACCTTGTGGACTTCGTGTCCGAAGAAGGCGACCGTGCAGGCGAATCGGCCGCCCGGTATCTGGCAGGGGCGGAAGGGGCCGCCGGTTCGGCAGACGTGGTGCGCGTCGTGCCTGGCGATGGCGTGGGCTACGTGGTGCCCCAGGTGGTGCATAAGGATGCGCAGGGCCAGGTCACATTCCGGTTCCGCAGCCGCGACGTGTACAAGAAGGCGACGATTGCCGTTGTGGCGGACGGCGAAATGGCGAAGACGTTCCGACGCCCCATCGTGCTGCCTGCAGAAATGGAATCCGTCAAGCTGCCGGTTGAGGCTTTCGCCGGCGCTTCGGAGTTGAAGATAAGCCTGGACGCCGAACAGGTGGGCGCGCGTGCCGACCAGGCTGCTGCGGCGGAGCCGGCCGAACAGCTGCCCGAAGGCGCTGTGGCCCATGACCTGGTGTGCATCAGCTGCCCGGTCGGATGCATGATCCATGCGGTTGAACAGGACGGCAAGATTGTTTCCGTTACAGGCAACACGTGCCGCCGCGGCCTGAAATACGCCGAAGGCGAGGTTCTGGACCCGCAACGCATGGTGACGTGCCTGGTGGATGTGGAGGAAAGCGCCATGCCGGCCTCTGTTCGCACCGAGCGCACCGTGCCGAAGCGCCTCATTCCCGATGTGTTGGCGGAGCTTCGCCGGGTGACGCTGACCAAGCCCGTCCGTTGCGGCGACGTGGTGTTCGAAAACGTCTGCGGCACGGGCGTGAACGTGGTTGCGACGAAAGACGTTCTGTAATCCCCAAATGACTGGGCGCCGACATCTGCCGGCGCCCGTTTTCGTTAGGTCGCAGTGTGTGGCCGTTGGTTCGTTAGGCGAAATACCCCAGGGTGAAATTGCCCGCTACCAAAAGGACGACGACGGAAGCGGCCACGATGGCGACAACGGGCTGGGGTCGGACCTCGTGCTGCACGTGGTCCTCAAGGGCGTGGCGCACGTTGACCACGATATGGATGGCCAGACCTACCACGCCGATTCACACCACCCAGCCGGGCAGGAGTTTCACCATGCCGTTGAAGGCCATGCTGTTCCAGACGCCGTGGGCCAGAAAGAAGACGACGAGGCGGGCGAAGCCACCATCGCTGCCGTCAGCCGTTACCGTTTTGATGCCTTTTCGGGCCAGAAGCCTTGCGGCGCTCGCCCCCGTTCGTGTGCCGCTTCTGTGTTTCGACGGCATGGGCAGGTGTCATGTGGTACCGTTCGCTTCACTATCGAGGGAAGTGAACAAAAGGTATGCATCAATCAGAAGGTTCCTGCCAAGCGAGCGAGATCGCGGGCGGTTCCGGCCGGCCTGATGGCGGTGGGGCGCCGTCCCAGCCGAAGCAACGGATACGGTATCTGGATACGTTGCGCGTTATCGCCATCGCGTTCGTCCTTGTCAACCATACCGTCGGACCATGGATGCTGTCGTTGCCCGACCAGACCCTGAACTGGTGGTTCGGCGTGACATATTTCTTCATGTGCAAGTTCGCCGTGCCGTTGTTCGTTATGATTTCGGGCGCCCTGCTGCTGCGAAAGACCGACCCCTATCAAAAAACCGGGAGGCGCATCGTGCGCATCGTGAAGGCGCTCGTCCTGTTTTCGGTCTTCTACTATTTCGTCAATCAGACCTCCTACAGCCTCATCGATTTCGTCGATCGGTTCTGGCATGCGGGCATATGCGCACCGCTTTGGTATCTATATATGTATCTCGGCTTGCTTATTATGCTGCCGTTGCTGCAACGCCTTGCGTCCGTCATGCGCAATCGGGACTACCTGTATTTTTTCGCTATCAGCCTGGGGATTGTCAACCTCTTGCCGGTCGTCGCGGCGTTCTCGCCGTCGTTCGAGCCGACCTCGTATTTCCAATTGCCGCTGTTCACAGGGTTCGTCGGTATGTTTTTCGGCGGACATTACCTGGCGAATGTGGCGAAAGTCACGCGCCGGCACGCGGTTATCGCCGCAGTGGTGTTTCTGGTCTGTCTTGCGTTTCTGGTGGCGTCTACGGACTACTTCTACCAGGTCAACGGTGGGAAGGGGTACCTTGCCATGGACAACAGGACGTTTTCGCCCATCATGCTCATGGCGGCTTGCGTGTTTGTGGTCGTGCGCTGGCGTGAGGATGCTCGGGCCGGGCGGCCGGCAAGCTCCGCCGCGCAGCACGTCATCCGCGAGCTGGCGCTCTGCTCCTTCGGCATCTACCTGGTCCATCCGTACTTCGTCACCTTAATGAAGCCGTATTTCGTGCAGGCTGCCGCATCGGCCCCCGATGTTTTCGCCTTGCTGGTATATCAGCTGGTCCTGTTCGCGGTGTCGTTTGCGGCAACGTGGCTTTTGCGCCTGATTCCACCTGGTCGCGACATCCTGTAGCCGGAGCCGACACCCCCTCGATGGGG
This genomic window contains:
- a CDS encoding acyltransferase — encoded protein: MHQSEGSCQASEIAGGSGRPDGGGAPSQPKQRIRYLDTLRVIAIAFVLVNHTVGPWMLSLPDQTLNWWFGVTYFFMCKFAVPLFVMISGALLLRKTDPYQKTGRRIVRIVKALVLFSVFYYFVNQTSYSLIDFVDRFWHAGICAPLWYLYMYLGLLIMLPLLQRLASVMRNRDYLYFFAISLGIVNLLPVVAAFSPSFEPTSYFQLPLFTGFVGMFFGGHYLANVAKVTRRHAVIAAVVFLVCLAFLVASTDYFYQVNGGKGYLAMDNRTFSPIMLMAACVFVVVRWREDARAGRPASSAAQHVIRELALCSFGIYLVHPYFVTLMKPYFVQAAASAPDVFALLVYQLVLFAVSFAATWLLRLIPPGRDIL
- a CDS encoding FAD-dependent oxidoreductase; its protein translation is MTCENTTPITGEPIYRDLVVIGGGAAGLAAAASAYDNGVRDIVILEREGATGGILKQCIHNGFGLHRFDEELAGPEYALREAARVAERNIEVRLNTMVLSLTDDRRVVAVSPDEGLVEYVAGAVVLAMGSRERTRGMLGIAGSRPAGVYTAGTAQQFTNLRGILPGREVVMLGSGDIGLIMARRLVYEGAHVKMVLNRSHFSGGLKRNIVQCLDDYGIPLRLSHTITRIHGRARLTGVDVARVDPATKKPIPGSEEFVPCDTLLLSVGLLPENELTRAAGIAMDRRSNGALVDETLSTSAPGIFSCGNVLHIHDLVDFVSEEGDRAGESAARYLAGAEGAAGSADVVRVVPGDGVGYVVPQVVHKDAQGQVTFRFRSRDVYKKATIAVVADGEMAKTFRRPIVLPAEMESVKLPVEAFAGASELKISLDAEQVGARADQAAAAEPAEQLPEGAVAHDLVCISCPVGCMIHAVEQDGKIVSVTGNTCRRGLKYAEGEVLDPQRMVTCLVDVEESAMPASVRTERTVPKRLIPDVLAELRRVTLTKPVRCGDVVFENVCGTGVNVVATKDVL